A genomic window from Glycine max cultivar Williams 82 chromosome 17, Glycine_max_v4.0, whole genome shotgun sequence includes:
- the LOC100776480 gene encoding protein ROLLING AND ERECT LEAF 2 → MGCSQSKLDDEEAVKLCKDRKQFIKQAVEQRAQYATGHVAYIQSLKRVSAALLDYFKANESRELSLDSFITPPFTPVKKTSPAFIPISSKSFTPTTIEFGPKTTLKVNYLRPSGNPAISVEERPRSPEMVRVESYSPMHQFGIEGFFPMQSSPVNPSIYSPHNRPNIPPPSPRSSQWDSFWNPFSSLDYYGYPTQSSLDWTGTDDEIRGLRKVREEEGIPDLEEDETEQEEFAVKKNVAEERAKIDVNPSKEEVTVADVDEHEEEEEEGTDAETGIANEVTDSQANGIECFQVSKAQTTGQEMETGNQEAKEETPGFTVYVNRRPTSMAEVIKDLEAQFTIICNAANDVSALLEAKKAQYLSTSNELSASKLLNPVALFRSASLHSSTSRFLMNSSNTRDEDYEGPDDPSEEHCLFSVSHQSTLDRLYEWEKKLYEEVKSGERVRIAYEKKCQQLRNHDINGEEPSSLDKTRAAIRDLHTQITVSIHSVEAISRRIETLRDGELHPQLLELVQGLAKMWKVMAECHQTQKRTLDEAKILLVDNDARKQCATSRTDPQRLAHSASNLETELRHWRNTFESWITSQRSYINALTGWLLRCVRCEHDPSKLACSPCRSSGTHPLFGLCVQWSRHLDALQETAVLDGIDFFAAGMGSLYAQQLREETRRNPDGSKEHGENMEMVEVGQVEEVMNTEKLAEVAIKVLCAGMSIAMSSMAEFAVDYAEGYTELAKKWEKVNLQQISCGAGT, encoded by the exons ATGGGATGTTCTCAATCAAAGTTGGATGATGAAGAGGCAGTCAAGCTTTGCAAAGATAGAAAGCAATTCATCAAACAGGCTGTTGAGCAAAGAGCTCAATATGCTACTGGACATGTAGCATACATTCAGTCTCTGAAAAGGGTGTCAGCTGCACTGCTAGATTACTTCAAAGCCAATGAGTCGCGTGAGTTGTCATTGGATTCATTCATAACTCCACCTTTCACACCTGTGAAGAAAACTAGTCCTGCTTTCATTCCCATTTCATCAAAATCCTTCACCCCAACAACAATTGAGTTTGGTCCCAAGACAACTTTGAAGGTGAATTACCTAAGGCCGAGTGGTAATCCGGCGATTTCTGTCGAGGAAAGGCCTCGATCGCCTGAAATGGTTCGGGTTGAAAGTTATTCTCCAATGCATCAGTTTGGCATTGAGGGTTTTTTTCCAATGCAATCCTCACCTGTGAATCCCTCAATTTATTCTCCCCATAACAGGCCTAATATCCCTCCACCTTCACCTCGGTCTTCCCAATGGGATTCCTTTTGGAATCCATTTTCATCATTGGACTATTATGGTTACCCCACCCAAAGTAGCCTTGATTGGACCGGAACGGATGATGAGATCAGAGGACTGAGGAAGGTTCGAGAAGAAGAGGGAATACCAGACCTGGAAGAAGATGAAACTGAGCAAGAAGAATTTGCTGTAAAGAAAAATGTAGCAGAAGAAAGAGCCAAAATTGATGTAAACCCCTCCAAAGAAGAAGTCACGGTTGCAGATGTTGATGAacatgaggaagaagaagaagagggaaCAGATGCTGAAACTGGAATAGCGAATGAAGTCACAGACTCACAAGCCAATGGCATTGAATGTTTTCAAGTATCTAAAGCTCAAACTACGGGTCAGGAAATGGAAACTGGTaatcaagaagcaaaggaagaaACACCTGGTTTTACTGTTTATGTAAACCGAAGGCCCACAAGCATGGCTGAAGTGATCAAGGATCTTGAAGCTCAATTCACAATAATCTGCAATGCAGCCAATGATGTCTCAGCATTGTTAGAGGCCAAGAAAGCTCAATATTTATCAACATCTAATGAACTGTCAG CTTCAAAATTGTTGAACCCAGTGGCGCTTTTCCGCTCAGCTTCATTGCACTCATCCACATCAAGATTCTTAATGAATTCTTCAAACACTAGGGATGAGGATTACGAAGGCCCCGATGATCCATCAGAGGAACATTGTTTGTTTTCTGTTAGTCATCAGTCCACACTAGACAGGTTATATGAATGGGAGAAGAAGCTCTACGAGGAAGTCAAG TCAGGAGAACGTGTTCGCATTGCATATGAGAAGAAATGTCAGCAACTCAGGAATCATGATATAAATggagaggaaccttcttctcttgatAAAACAAGAGCAGCCATTAGAGATTTACATACCCAGATAACAGTTTCAATACACTCAGTTGAAGCTATTTCCAGGAGAATTGAAACTCTAAGGGATGGAGAGTTGCATCCTCAGCTTCTTGAATTGGTGCAAGG GCTTGCCAAGATGTGGAAAGTGATGGCAGAATGTCACCAGACACAGAAGAGAACCTTAGATGAAGCCAAGATTCTTCTAGTTGACAATGATGCCAGAAAACAGTGTGCCACATCACGAACTGATCCTCAAAGGCTTGCTCATTCTGCCTCCAATCTTGAAACCGAATTGAGGCATTGGCGAAACACCTTTGAGTCATGGATCACTTCTCAAAGATCCTATATTAATGCTCTAACTGGCTGGCTTCTAAGATGTGTGAGATGTGAACATGATCCATCAAAGCTAGCATGCTCTCCTTGCAGGTCCAGTGGCACTCATCCACTATTTGGACTTTGTGTTCAATGGTCAAGGCATCTAGACGCCCTCCAAGAAACAGCAGTGCTTGATGGCATAGACTTTTTTGCAGCTGGCATGGGGTCCCTCTATGCACAACAGTTAAGAGAAGAGACTCGACGAAATCCAGATGGATCAAAAGAACATGGTGAGAATATGGAAATGGTGGAAGTTGGTCAGGTTGAAGAGGTAATGAATACTGAGAAATTGGCTGAAGTTGCTATCAAGGTGCTTTGTGCTGGTATGTCAATTGCTATGAGCTCAATGGCAGAGTTTGCTGTTGATTATGCTGAGGGATACACTGAACTTGCTAAGAAGTGGGAGAAAGTGAACTTGCAGCAGATTTCTTGTGGGGCTGGAACATAG